In the Marinomonas algicola genome, one interval contains:
- the glpK gene encoding glycerol kinase GlpK, with protein sequence MTKYILAIDQGTTSSRAIVFDAKGKRIGQAQEEFTQVFPHDGWVEHKPEEIWSSTLSVCIKVLKDTGIHAQEIAAIGITNQRETTLLWDKETGEPVYNAIVWQDRRTTKFCQSLVDQELSDKVQEKTGLLIDPYFSATKIRWVIDNVPEAKTLRDKGNLMFGTVDAFLLWRLTNGRSHKTDATNAARTMAFNIHTQEWDEELISLLGIEGVNFPEVMDCSADFGVTDESVFGAEIPITGMAGDQQAALIGQACFEPGMVKSTYGTGCFMIINTGDKALKSEHKMLTTVGYRLDGKVTYALEGSIFIAGAAIQWLRDGLKLFTDAKETKALAESAGNDDSVYLVPAFTGLGAPYWDPDARGAMVGLTRDTSVADIVSAGLRSVCYQTKDLVGAMEQDGAKFTSLRVDGGMVINDLVVQFLSDMLGIRVERPQVTETTALGAAFLAGLQVGIYESTDEISNFWRVDKVFNVKMDDERRHVLYSGWLEAINRVKTKVD encoded by the coding sequence ATGACAAAGTATATTCTGGCAATCGACCAAGGAACAACCAGCAGTAGAGCCATTGTTTTTGATGCTAAGGGGAAGCGAATTGGTCAGGCTCAAGAAGAGTTTACCCAAGTTTTCCCCCATGATGGCTGGGTAGAGCATAAACCAGAAGAAATTTGGTCGTCTACACTTTCTGTTTGCATAAAAGTATTAAAGGATACAGGCATACATGCCCAAGAGATAGCGGCGATAGGGATCACGAATCAACGCGAAACAACATTGCTTTGGGATAAGGAAACAGGTGAGCCTGTCTATAATGCCATCGTATGGCAAGATAGACGTACGACTAAATTTTGCCAGTCCTTGGTTGATCAAGAGTTGAGTGACAAGGTACAAGAAAAAACAGGTTTGCTAATTGATCCCTATTTCTCGGCCACTAAAATTCGTTGGGTCATTGATAACGTACCAGAAGCAAAGACGTTAAGAGATAAAGGTAACTTAATGTTTGGTACAGTAGATGCGTTTCTGCTGTGGCGTTTAACCAATGGGCGCTCTCACAAAACAGATGCGACCAATGCGGCTAGAACGATGGCGTTTAATATCCATACGCAAGAGTGGGATGAAGAACTTATTTCTTTACTGGGTATTGAAGGTGTCAACTTTCCTGAAGTGATGGATTGCAGTGCTGACTTTGGGGTCACTGATGAGAGTGTCTTTGGCGCAGAAATTCCAATTACGGGGATGGCTGGTGACCAGCAGGCGGCGCTTATTGGTCAAGCGTGTTTTGAGCCTGGAATGGTGAAAAGTACTTACGGAACAGGATGCTTTATGATCATCAATACAGGAGATAAAGCGCTAAAATCAGAGCATAAAATGCTAACTACCGTAGGTTATCGGTTGGACGGTAAAGTGACCTACGCTCTTGAAGGCAGTATCTTTATTGCTGGGGCAGCCATTCAATGGTTGAGAGATGGGCTAAAACTTTTTACCGATGCTAAAGAAACAAAGGCACTGGCTGAAAGTGCTGGTAATGATGATTCTGTTTATTTAGTGCCTGCGTTTACAGGCTTGGGAGCGCCTTACTGGGACCCTGATGCACGTGGAGCCATGGTTGGGTTAACAAGAGACACGAGTGTTGCAGATATTGTTAGTGCTGGGCTACGTTCTGTTTGCTATCAAACGAAGGATCTCGTTGGGGCGATGGAGCAAGATGGCGCTAAGTTTACCTCTCTTCGGGTTGATGGCGGTATGGTCATTAATGATCTTGTTGTTCAGTTCTTATCGGATATGCTCGGCATACGTGTGGAACGTCCACAAGTAACGGAAACAACCGCTTTGGGGGCGGCGTTTCTTGCCGGTTTACAGGTTGGTATTTATGAGTCTACGGATGAAATATCAAACTTTTGGCGTGTAGATAAAGTATTTAATGTAAAAATGGATGATGAAAGACGTCATGTATTGTACTCAGGGTGGCTAGAAGCCATCAATCGAGTTAAAACAAAAGTGGATTGA
- a CDS encoding DeoR/GlpR family transcriptional regulator: MGQQTRQEKIVSLVQDQGYISIDDLAAHFKVTPQTMRRDINALAKTNQIRRHHGGASCDSSTSNVSYAQRQVLSHDAKHAIAQRIAAEIPDYASLFINIGTTTETVAKALLQHSGLQIITNNLNVATILSSKEDFTVIIAGGKIRSRDGGIMGEATIDFISQFRVDYGIIGISGIDPSDGSLLDYDYQEVRVAQSIIKNSRTIFLAADHAKFGRNAVVRLGNITQVNKLFTDQAPPQAIQKLLIENNIDLEICS, translated from the coding sequence ATGGGTCAACAAACACGACAAGAAAAAATAGTGTCTTTAGTTCAGGACCAAGGTTATATAAGCATCGATGATCTCGCCGCTCACTTTAAGGTTACACCACAAACCATGCGCCGCGACATTAATGCTCTTGCCAAAACCAACCAAATTCGTCGTCATCATGGTGGTGCCAGCTGTGACTCTAGCACAAGCAATGTGTCTTACGCACAACGCCAGGTTTTAAGTCACGATGCAAAACACGCTATCGCCCAGAGAATCGCCGCAGAGATACCAGACTATGCCTCTCTTTTCATTAATATCGGAACCACTACAGAAACGGTCGCAAAAGCCTTATTACAACACTCTGGGCTACAGATCATCACAAACAACCTTAATGTAGCCACAATACTGAGCAGTAAAGAAGATTTCACCGTTATTATCGCTGGGGGCAAAATTCGCTCGCGTGATGGCGGTATAATGGGAGAAGCAACCATTGATTTCATTAGTCAATTTAGAGTGGACTATGGCATTATTGGAATCAGCGGCATTGATCCAAGTGATGGGTCTTTACTGGATTACGACTATCAAGAGGTACGTGTTGCTCAAAGCATTATTAAAAACTCACGTACAATCTTTTTAGCGGCGGATCATGCAAAATTCGGACGCAATGCGGTGGTACGTTTAGGTAACATTACTCAGGTAAATAAGTTGTTTACGGATCAAGCACCTCCGCAAGCAATTCAAAAACTACTCATAGAAAATAATATTGACTTAGAAATTTGCTCCTAA
- the glpD gene encoding glycerol-3-phosphate dehydrogenase encodes MSNKHFDLFVVGGGINGTGIAADAAGRGLSVGLCEMNDLANATSSNSSKLIHGGLRYLEHYEFRLVREALSEREVLLKIAPHIVTPMRFQMPHRPHLRPAFLIRLGLFLYDHLGKREALPGSKGVKYGSSSPLKSEITQGFEYSDCWVDDARLVVLNALSAQKHGAQILDRTRCVSAKRVSGKWEIELKKEHNDEIIKVTANGLVNAAGPWVSSFIQTGLQQKAPYGIRMIKGSHIVVPKLYEDSNAFIMQNEDKRIVFAIPYRDHYTLIGTTDEEYKGDPSKVAISQAETDYILSVANKHFKKQLSPKDIVWDYSGVRPLLEDESSDASAVTRDYTLHIADENGKAPLLSIFGGKITTYRKLALSALEDLQKYYPNLGEPWTDKEPLPGGNLNGSLSDYAATLKQRYPFLTLALAKRYANSYGTLSETFLAGKQDIEALGKDFGQSLYQAEVDYLVEHEWAHTAQDILWRRTKLGIEFTDAEAVALSEYVSEKLQASH; translated from the coding sequence ATGTCTAATAAACATTTCGATCTTTTTGTTGTTGGCGGTGGAATAAACGGCACAGGTATCGCTGCTGATGCCGCAGGTAGAGGCTTGAGCGTCGGTTTATGCGAAATGAATGACCTGGCAAACGCAACATCATCTAACAGCAGCAAGTTAATTCATGGCGGTTTACGATATTTAGAACATTACGAGTTTCGCCTAGTAAGGGAAGCACTGAGCGAACGAGAGGTGCTGTTAAAAATAGCGCCACATATTGTTACACCAATGCGCTTTCAAATGCCTCATCGCCCCCATTTAAGGCCTGCGTTTCTTATTAGGCTCGGGTTATTTCTATACGATCACCTAGGAAAACGCGAAGCATTACCAGGGTCAAAGGGCGTAAAATATGGCTCATCAAGCCCACTAAAAAGTGAAATCACCCAAGGCTTTGAGTATTCTGATTGCTGGGTTGATGATGCCCGCCTTGTCGTACTCAATGCATTATCCGCGCAAAAACATGGCGCACAAATACTTGACAGAACTCGTTGTGTCAGTGCAAAACGTGTTTCTGGAAAGTGGGAAATAGAGCTTAAGAAAGAACATAACGACGAAATCATAAAAGTAACCGCCAACGGGTTAGTCAACGCGGCAGGACCTTGGGTGTCTTCTTTTATTCAGACCGGCTTACAACAAAAAGCCCCCTATGGAATTCGTATGATTAAAGGTAGCCACATTGTAGTGCCTAAACTCTATGAAGACTCCAATGCTTTCATTATGCAAAACGAAGACAAGCGCATCGTTTTTGCTATCCCATATCGTGACCATTACACTCTTATAGGCACAACAGACGAAGAGTACAAAGGAGACCCATCTAAGGTAGCCATTTCTCAAGCAGAGACCGACTATATTTTATCTGTTGCGAACAAACACTTTAAAAAGCAGCTATCCCCGAAAGATATTGTTTGGGATTACTCTGGTGTACGTCCGTTGCTTGAAGACGAATCAAGCGATGCATCCGCTGTTACGCGAGACTATACGCTTCATATAGCGGATGAAAATGGTAAAGCCCCCCTTTTAAGTATTTTTGGTGGCAAGATCACCACCTACAGAAAGTTGGCTCTATCTGCACTAGAAGACTTACAAAAATACTATCCAAATTTAGGGGAGCCTTGGACAGACAAAGAGCCCCTTCCTGGAGGTAACTTAAATGGCAGCCTTAGTGACTACGCTGCCACACTAAAACAGCGTTACCCCTTTTTAACGCTTGCATTAGCAAAACGCTACGCAAACAGTTATGGGACTTTGAGCGAAACCTTCTTAGCAGGAAAGCAGGATATTGAAGCACTAGGGAAAGATTTTGGTCAATCACTATATCAAGCCGAGGTTGATTACCTAGTTGAACACGAATGGGCTCACACAGCCCAAGATATTTTATGGAGAAGAACCAAGCTTGGCATAGAATTTACTGATGCAGAAGCTGTGGCGTTGTCCGAGTATGTATCTGAAAAATTGCAAGCAAGTCATTAA
- a CDS encoding TSUP family transporter: protein MDVELLGFPIELYLLLTAVAVFAGAIDAIAGGGGLITVPVLLAAGLSPAEALATNKLQGCAGTLSASVHFIKKGQVHLSEMWLAIIMTAIGSITGTLLVSYLDGEALIKVIPAILVFVALFFFFLPKVQPYIASRVSLSKTAFALIVGTSIGFYDGLIGPGTGAFFSTAFLCFMGATIISATAQTKVLNATSNVSSLFIFAFTGNIIWGLGVAMGIGQWIGAQIGSRLVITKGSALIRPLVIIMCLAISVKLILEHW from the coding sequence ATGGACGTTGAACTTCTCGGATTCCCCATTGAACTTTATCTTTTATTAACAGCCGTTGCGGTTTTTGCTGGGGCCATTGATGCTATTGCTGGCGGAGGCGGGCTGATAACGGTTCCAGTCTTATTAGCCGCAGGCCTGTCTCCTGCAGAAGCACTAGCCACTAATAAACTACAAGGTTGCGCTGGTACCCTTTCGGCATCCGTACACTTTATAAAAAAGGGGCAAGTCCATCTCTCTGAAATGTGGCTGGCCATAATAATGACAGCCATAGGAAGCATCACAGGGACGTTACTGGTTTCCTATCTGGATGGTGAGGCGCTCATTAAAGTCATCCCAGCTATTTTAGTATTTGTCGCACTTTTCTTTTTCTTCTTACCTAAAGTTCAACCCTATATTGCAAGCCGAGTATCACTTAGCAAAACGGCCTTTGCTCTTATTGTTGGTACCAGTATTGGCTTCTATGATGGACTCATTGGTCCGGGGACAGGGGCTTTTTTCTCAACAGCGTTCCTGTGCTTTATGGGAGCCACTATTATTAGCGCAACCGCTCAAACAAAAGTACTAAATGCGACAAGCAATGTCTCCTCTCTATTTATTTTTGCTTTTACTGGAAACATTATTTGGGGGCTTGGCGTTGCCATGGGCATAGGGCAATGGATAGGGGCGCAAATAGGGTCACGCCTAGTGATCACAAAAGGCAGCGCACTTATTCGCCCCCTAGTAATCATTATGTGTTTGGCTATTTCAGTCAAACTCATATTAGAGCATTGGTAG
- the gcvA gene encoding transcriptional regulator GcvA → MRSLPLSTLYTFSIAAKHLSFTKAAEELSLTQGAISQQIRQLEARLGFELFVRQHRRLELTQKGMRLAVNLHKNFNDIDSIITELRVEESDRILTLSVLPSLATKWLIPRLGRLHEAYPELQLRIQASDKEVDFRRDKIDVAIINSYIYNGKNYSTPLLVDKVFPVCSPAYAKEHNLLEPNQLSNVALLNDDSGWMFSTPYAEWEAWLDLAQVRGVRPAKGVSFNRGDLAVQAAIAGQGIALGRTPLVMDDLNEGRLVRPFKEELDMGNCYLFVCPEEYRERGYVHKLLQWLINESAEHAPEID, encoded by the coding sequence ATGAGATCACTGCCTCTTTCCACTTTGTATACTTTTAGCATTGCTGCAAAACACCTAAGTTTTACCAAAGCAGCGGAGGAGCTTAGCTTAACTCAAGGCGCTATCAGTCAGCAAATACGTCAACTTGAGGCGCGTTTGGGTTTTGAACTTTTTGTCAGGCAGCATCGCCGTCTTGAGCTGACTCAAAAAGGGATGCGTTTGGCGGTTAACCTACACAAAAATTTTAATGATATCGATTCTATTATTACGGAGCTTCGGGTTGAAGAAAGTGACCGTATTTTGACTTTGTCGGTTTTGCCATCGCTGGCAACAAAATGGCTGATTCCTCGTTTGGGGCGACTGCATGAGGCTTATCCCGAACTTCAGCTTCGAATACAGGCGAGCGATAAAGAGGTAGACTTTCGTAGAGATAAAATAGATGTGGCGATTATCAATAGTTACATTTATAACGGCAAGAACTATTCGACACCTTTGTTAGTGGATAAGGTGTTTCCTGTCTGCAGTCCTGCTTATGCCAAAGAGCATAACTTACTTGAGCCAAATCAGCTTTCTAATGTTGCGCTGCTGAATGACGATTCGGGTTGGATGTTTTCAACTCCTTATGCGGAATGGGAGGCTTGGCTCGATCTTGCACAAGTTCGTGGCGTCCGCCCGGCAAAAGGAGTGAGTTTCAATCGTGGTGATTTGGCGGTACAGGCGGCTATCGCAGGCCAAGGTATTGCCTTGGGGCGCACGCCACTGGTTATGGACGATCTTAATGAAGGACGTCTAGTGAGGCCTTTTAAGGAGGAGTTGGATATGGGGAACTGTTATTTATTTGTTTGCCCAGAAGAGTACAGAGAGCGTGGTTACGTTCATAAACTCTTGCAATGGTTGATCAATGAAAGTGCAGAACACGCCCCTGAAATAGATTAA
- a CDS encoding glyceraldehyde-3-phosphate dehydrogenase produces the protein MTNTWLKTLSHVESLIPILGKLGREQEVKVELAGQPLMSDSVTALMTTFDQYPEIDLVKVIALLTDLQSTPVQNTTVDLESLLVESDVEALIAQSTSSLKQVPVVLYGFGRIGRLLARRMCALGHTTPGMKLAAIVVRKAGDKDLKKRASLLKFDSVHGTYEGVVKSDEEESTLTINGQAVKVIYASHPSEVDYESYGIRDALLVDNTGMWRDHDGLSAHLQRPGIDRVVLTAPGKQMKNIVFGVNQNDVELDDRIVSAASCTTNAITPILSVLEQQYGIESGHVETVHAYTNDQNLIDNVHKGDRRGRAAALNMVMTETGAAKAVSKAIPSLEGKLSGSAIRVPVINVSIAVLSLRFEKDVTVEGINTLLESASQTAELSGQIGFSIEADAVSSDFIGSTQAGILDSLSTKVRGNQATLYVWYDNEFGYSCQVVRLMEQLAQQALANEGKDTESSVAA, from the coding sequence ATGACGAATACTTGGTTAAAAACGCTTTCTCATGTGGAATCTTTGATTCCTATTCTTGGTAAACTTGGTCGTGAGCAAGAGGTTAAAGTGGAACTGGCAGGCCAGCCACTTATGTCAGATTCAGTAACGGCGTTAATGACGACTTTTGACCAATATCCAGAAATTGACCTTGTAAAAGTGATTGCTCTTTTAACTGATCTTCAATCTACCCCAGTGCAAAACACTACCGTAGATTTGGAAAGCCTTTTGGTTGAAAGTGATGTTGAGGCTTTGATCGCTCAAAGTACATCATCTCTAAAGCAAGTGCCTGTTGTGTTATACGGTTTTGGTCGAATAGGGCGACTTTTAGCCCGCCGTATGTGTGCACTTGGTCATACCACTCCTGGAATGAAGTTAGCGGCGATTGTCGTTCGTAAAGCCGGCGATAAAGACTTAAAGAAAAGAGCCAGTTTATTAAAATTTGATTCTGTTCATGGCACTTATGAGGGCGTTGTTAAGTCGGATGAAGAAGAATCTACATTAACTATAAATGGTCAAGCGGTAAAAGTTATTTACGCTTCTCATCCAAGTGAAGTGGACTATGAGTCTTATGGTATTAGAGACGCCTTGTTAGTTGATAATACGGGTATGTGGCGTGACCATGATGGATTAAGTGCTCACTTACAACGACCAGGCATTGACCGTGTTGTGTTGACGGCGCCTGGCAAGCAGATGAAAAACATTGTTTTCGGCGTCAATCAGAATGATGTTGAATTAGATGACCGTATTGTTTCAGCGGCTTCGTGTACAACAAACGCAATCACACCAATCTTATCTGTATTAGAGCAACAATACGGCATTGAATCGGGACATGTTGAAACCGTTCACGCTTATACAAACGATCAGAATCTAATTGATAACGTACATAAAGGCGATCGTCGAGGCCGTGCGGCCGCCCTAAACATGGTGATGACAGAAACTGGCGCTGCAAAGGCGGTTTCAAAGGCCATTCCATCTTTAGAAGGCAAGCTGAGTGGCAGTGCTATACGTGTTCCAGTGATCAATGTATCGATAGCGGTCTTAAGCCTACGATTTGAAAAAGACGTTACGGTTGAGGGAATTAATACGCTATTGGAATCGGCATCACAAACCGCTGAGTTATCAGGTCAAATTGGCTTTAGTATAGAAGCCGATGCGGTATCGTCTGACTTCATTGGCAGCACGCAAGCAGGGATTCTGGACTCATTATCGACTAAAGTACGCGGTAATCAAGCGACATTGTATGTTTGGTACGATAATGAGTTTGGTTATAGTTGTCAGGTAGTTCGTTTAATGGAGCAGCTTGCTCAGCAAGCGTTAGCAAATGAAGGTAAAGATACAGAGTCGTCAGTTGCTGCCTAA
- a CDS encoding DUF3392 domain-containing protein: MDFLLQLNTQLAYQITPYLGDVALALVATVLVIYGDRLNRVLKRTVSHWVFIARVTVFILMCTFGYGLLTVWGQPIVRLGILQVPIEYRPTIILFCFILLGVLAERKRHL; this comes from the coding sequence ATGGACTTTTTGTTACAACTAAATACTCAATTGGCGTATCAAATAACACCCTATTTAGGTGATGTCGCTTTGGCATTAGTGGCTACTGTCTTGGTTATTTATGGTGATCGATTAAACAGGGTTTTGAAAAGGACTGTCTCTCATTGGGTTTTTATTGCTAGAGTGACTGTGTTTATCCTGATGTGTACTTTTGGCTACGGATTGTTAACGGTATGGGGACAACCAATCGTCCGCTTGGGGATTTTACAGGTACCCATTGAGTACAGGCCTACAATCATTCTCTTTTGTTTCATTCTATTGGGCGTTTTAGCGGAAAGAAAACGCCATTTATAA
- a CDS encoding uridine kinase produces the protein MMVSLGKLPFLKAIPISLLLRFSLASEVSAEEVLAEQEGAEKVVSEESVPAEPKVYSNAAELFGLKINDLSQAEFEEQLKKMGLRSYPSFRQGIASYSLGEEGILGVRTLTVVYNKFKFIEKISLAGVVKDNEKRKALGNLLINKYGKPTVGFVNDGFGRAQWLFYDGTLIQLRNTTFDVSIAYVDRSPKEQSLSGQIDVESLLKKNSSTR, from the coding sequence ATGATGGTTTCTTTGGGAAAACTCCCATTTCTAAAAGCAATTCCTATAAGTTTGTTATTGCGTTTTTCTTTGGCTTCAGAAGTGAGTGCTGAAGAGGTGCTTGCTGAGCAAGAGGGCGCTGAAAAAGTGGTTTCTGAGGAAAGCGTACCTGCTGAACCTAAAGTATATTCAAATGCTGCAGAGCTTTTTGGTCTGAAAATAAACGATTTATCTCAAGCGGAATTTGAAGAGCAGTTGAAAAAAATGGGGCTTCGCTCCTATCCAAGTTTTCGTCAAGGCATTGCTAGTTATAGTTTAGGAGAAGAAGGGATTTTGGGGGTGCGAACGTTAACTGTGGTCTACAATAAATTTAAATTTATTGAAAAGATATCTCTAGCTGGCGTCGTGAAAGATAATGAAAAACGTAAAGCATTAGGTAACTTACTGATAAATAAATACGGTAAGCCTACTGTTGGCTTTGTGAATGATGGCTTTGGCAGGGCCCAATGGCTGTTCTATGATGGTACGCTTATTCAGCTGCGTAATACAACGTTTGATGTCTCAATCGCTTACGTAGATCGCTCTCCAAAGGAACAGTCTTTATCTGGTCAAATTGATGTTGAGTCGCTCTTGAAAAAAAACTCAAGCACTCGCTAG
- a CDS encoding uridine kinase family protein produces the protein MALVIGITGVSGSGKSRLCALLAEGHDDKITVICQDNFYKGCGSIDPDVYNFDDLNALDVESLTLAIHNCKNRQQPNEIPVYDHSQHKRVGYRNLEPTHVVLVEGHMMFQDQGVRDAVDYLLFVDTDLDIAVVRRLKRDIAERGRNVNEVTSRYMRHVRQAALKTLEIKNKADFIIPNNNSFTNAAGLLRHHIDFILKEKGAK, from the coding sequence ATGGCGCTCGTTATTGGCATAACAGGAGTATCTGGTAGCGGTAAAAGTCGGCTTTGCGCTCTACTAGCGGAAGGACATGACGATAAAATAACCGTTATTTGTCAAGATAATTTTTATAAAGGGTGCGGTAGTATCGATCCAGACGTATACAATTTTGATGATCTGAATGCCCTAGATGTTGAAAGCCTAACTCTCGCCATTCATAACTGCAAAAATCGTCAACAACCAAATGAGATACCGGTATATGACCACTCTCAACATAAACGCGTTGGTTACCGTAATTTAGAGCCGACGCATGTTGTTCTCGTTGAGGGCCATATGATGTTTCAAGACCAAGGTGTTCGTGATGCTGTCGATTATCTCTTATTTGTCGATACCGACCTTGATATTGCGGTTGTTCGTCGACTTAAAAGAGACATAGCGGAGCGCGGACGTAATGTGAACGAGGTAACAAGTCGCTATATGCGTCACGTTAGACAAGCGGCATTAAAAACGCTTGAAATAAAGAACAAAGCAGACTTTATTATCCCAAACAACAACAGCTTTACAAACGCAGCAGGACTATTAAGACACCACATTGACTTCATTTTAAAAGAAAAAGGGGCTAAATAA
- the dnaJ gene encoding molecular chaperone DnaJ has translation MSKRDYYEVLGVARGADKKEIKKAYRSLANKYHPDKNPDNTEALEKFKEIGEAYEVLSSDEKRSAYDQYGHDAVNGQGGGYGGAQGGFSDIFGDVFGDIFGGGGQGGGGSRARRGSDLRYTLELDLEQAVWGCDEKIRIPTLVDCKPCDGSGAKPGTKPVTCPTCQGQGQVRMAQGFFSVQQTCPQCHGQGQIISDPCKSCHGQGRTQEYKTLSVKIPAGVDTGDRIRLSGEGEAGAHGAPAGDLFVQVSVKPHAIFERDGANLHCDVPISFTKAALGGEIDVPTLDGRVRLKVTPECQTGKLFRLRGKGVKPVRGGPVGDLICRVIVETPVKLTERQKELLQELDDSMGEGSSHSPKQSSWFDGVKKFFDEIKK, from the coding sequence ATGAGCAAAAGAGATTATTATGAAGTGCTAGGGGTAGCACGTGGCGCAGATAAAAAAGAGATCAAAAAAGCCTATCGATCTCTAGCCAATAAATACCACCCTGATAAGAACCCAGACAATACCGAAGCACTGGAAAAATTTAAAGAAATTGGCGAAGCTTACGAAGTGCTTTCTTCTGACGAGAAGCGATCCGCTTATGATCAATATGGCCATGATGCTGTTAATGGTCAAGGTGGTGGCTATGGCGGCGCACAAGGAGGCTTTAGTGATATCTTTGGCGATGTGTTTGGTGATATTTTCGGCGGCGGTGGCCAAGGTGGTGGCGGCAGTCGTGCTCGACGTGGTTCTGACCTGAGATATACATTAGAGCTGGATTTAGAGCAGGCTGTTTGGGGTTGTGACGAAAAAATTCGCATTCCGACGCTAGTCGATTGTAAACCTTGTGACGGTAGTGGTGCGAAACCTGGCACTAAACCTGTGACTTGCCCTACTTGTCAAGGTCAGGGTCAAGTGCGAATGGCCCAGGGTTTTTTCTCTGTGCAACAGACTTGTCCTCAATGTCATGGACAAGGTCAGATTATTTCTGATCCTTGTAAATCATGTCATGGACAAGGGCGTACACAAGAATACAAAACCTTGTCTGTTAAGATTCCTGCTGGTGTGGATACAGGAGATCGTATTCGTTTATCCGGTGAAGGTGAAGCGGGGGCTCATGGTGCTCCAGCGGGTGATTTATTTGTTCAAGTATCCGTTAAACCTCATGCTATTTTTGAGCGGGATGGTGCTAACTTACACTGTGATGTACCAATTAGCTTTACAAAAGCGGCTTTAGGAGGCGAGATTGATGTGCCGACATTGGATGGTCGTGTACGCTTAAAGGTCACTCCAGAATGCCAAACAGGTAAATTGTTCCGTTTACGTGGCAAAGGCGTGAAGCCAGTGCGCGGTGGTCCAGTAGGTGATTTGATTTGCCGCGTTATTGTTGAAACGCCAGTTAAATTAACAGAAAGACAAAAAGAACTTTTACAAGAGCTTGATGATAGTATGGGGGAAGGTTCTAGTCATTCTCCTAAGCAATCAAGTTGGTTTGATGGTGTGAAAAAGTTTTTTGATGAAATTAAAAAATAG